A section of the Maylandia zebra isolate NMK-2024a linkage group LG8, Mzebra_GT3a, whole genome shotgun sequence genome encodes:
- the LOC112435252 gene encoding E3 SUMO-protein ligase ZBED1-like: MRTETRHFADKCAEQFLKVANDWGIENKISTIGTDSAANMLAAMRALPYEHIACNAHILQRTITVCLDSSGFVGVLAKCRKIVGHFKQSPASTTELNQQQVALGKKSDQLIQDVPTRWNSTLAMVSRLLCNREAVQATLDQQNHRLVLPTEAEWAKLQRLELLLEPCKYVTELLGGEAYVSCSVVLPAFRHLYRVMDITDDDPAYVVKFKNAFQKDLAARRANGNEIWFEVATALDPRFKDLKCLPREKREQVWTILENMLQAAEPRRADSLQPSTEDDGPAQKKRRSELLLGSDSDSEDGIESGELQRYRAEPSISIDDCPLQWWYAHSGVYEKLSVLAQKYLASPATSVPCERLFSLAGHIVQKKRAALLPENVTRLVCLSDWLRKKK, from the exons ATGAGAACAGAAACCAGGCACTTTGCTGATAAATGCGCCGAACAGTTCCTCAAGGTAGCAAATGACTGGGGTATTGAAAACAAGATATCCACCATTGGCACAGACAGCGCAGCAAACATGCTGGCTGCTATGAGAGCACTTCCATATGAGCACATCGCCTGCAATGCTCACATTCTCCAGAGGACCATCACGGTATGTCTCGATAGCAGTGGTTTTGTCGGTGTACTGGCAAAGTGCCGCAAGATTGTTGGTCATTTTAAACAAAGCCCTGCGAGTACCACAGAACTTAACCAACAACAAGTAGCACTCGGAAAGAAGAGCGATCAACTTATACAGGATGTACCCACCAGGTGGAACTCGACTCTCGCAATGGTCTCACGCCTCCTATGTAACCGAGAGgctgtccaggctacgttggacCAACAGAACCACAGGTTGGTCTTGCCAACCGAAGCTGAGTGGGCGAAACTGCAGAGGCTGGAGCTCCTGCTTGAACCATGCAA GTATGTGACAGAGCTGCTGGGTGGTGAGGCCTACGTCTCTTGCTCTGTAGTGCTGCCTGCTTTTCGCCATCTGTACCGTGTCATGGACATTACTGATGATGATCCTGCCTACGTGGTGAAGTTCAAGAATGCCTTCCAGAAGGATCTGGCAGCACGACGAGCTAATGGCAACGAGATATGGTTCGAGGTGGCCACAGCATTGGATCCACGGTTTAAGGATTTGAAATGTCTTCCAAGAGAAAAGAGGGAACAG gtgTGGACCATTCTGGAGAATATGCTCCAGGCAGCAGAGCCCAGAAGAGCAGATAGTCTCCAGCCCTCCACAGAGGATGATGGACCAGctcagaagaagaggaggagcgaACTCCTTCTGGGGTCTGACTCTGACTCAGAAGATGGAATTGAGTCTGGAGAGCTGCAGCGCTACAGAGCAGAACCCAGCATCAGTATTGATGACTGTCCCCTGCAGTGGTGGTATGCTCACTCAGGAGTCTATGAAAAGCTGTCAGTCCTAGCACAAAAGTACCTGGCCTCCCCAGCTACCTCTGTACCCTGTGAGAGACTCTTTAGCCTTGCAGGCCACATAGTGCAAAAGAAAAGGGCAGCCTTGCTTCCAGAAAATGTTACCAGGCTGGTGTGTCTTAGCGACTGGCTGAGGAAGAAGAAATGA